In the genome of Epinephelus lanceolatus isolate andai-2023 chromosome 18, ASM4190304v1, whole genome shotgun sequence, one region contains:
- the grap2a gene encoding GRB2-related adapter protein 2a: MEAKGKYDFTATADDELSFRKGDILKILSPQDEWYKAEMNGQEGFVPQNYIEMQTPRWFQENASRSAAEEVLRQKDVGVFVIRGCQSSPGDFSISVKHESDVQHFKVMRDNKGNYFLWSEKFTSLNKLVDYYKATSISKTREIYLNDGSLDSKSPSMAQSVKRGSLPEQRSTAAPIVASPRRASDQPANQLAKRVGLEERAHTIGHTGRSSPVTAGHPPRRTSDTMPLPQRASVPQVKALYDFTAEEDDELGFIAGDIIEVLDRSDASWWRGRLRGKSGLFPANYTIQL; encoded by the exons ATGGAAGCCAAAGGAAAGTATGATTTTACTGCAACAGCAGACGACGAGCTCAGCTTCAGAAAGGGCGATATACTTAAG ATCTTAAGCCCGCAGGACGAGTGGTATAAAGCAGAGATGAATGGACAGGAAGGATTCGTACCACAAAACTACATCGAGATGCAAACTCCGAG gtggtTTCAGGAGAATGCCAGTCGCAGCGCTGCAGAGGAGGTCCTCAGGCAAAAAGATGTGGGAGTCTTTGTGATCCGAGGATGTCAGAGCTCCCCGGGAGACTTCTCCATCTCTGTGAA ACACGAGAGCGACGTTCAACACTTCAAAGTGATGAGAGACAACAAAGGCAACTACTTCTTGTGGTCTGAGAAGTTCACCTCCCTAAACAAGCTGGTGGATTACTACAAGGCCACCTCCATCTCTAAAACCAGGGAGATCTACCTCAACGACGGCAGCTTGGACAGTAAGAGCCCGTCCATGGCCCAGTCG GTGAAGAGGGGAAGTTTGCCTGAACAACGTAGCACAGCTGCACCCATTGTTGCTTCACCGCGCAGAGCTTCAGACCAGCCTGCAAACCAGCTG GCTAAGAGAGTGGGTCTGGAGGAGCGAGCTCACACTATCGGTCACACAGGAAGAAGCAGCCCCGTCACAGCGGGTCATCCTCCCCGCCGCACATCTGATACCATGCCTCTCCCTCAG AGGGCGTCCGTGCCGCAGGTGAAGGCGCTGTACGACTTCACTGCAGAAGAAGACGACGAACTCGGTTTCATCGCCGGCGACATCATCGAGGTGTTGGATCGCTCTGACGCGTCATGGTGGAGAGGAAGGCTGCGGGGGAAAAGCGGGCTGTTTCCGGCTAACTACACAATACAGCTGTGA